Proteins from one Juglans microcarpa x Juglans regia isolate MS1-56 chromosome 6S, Jm3101_v1.0, whole genome shotgun sequence genomic window:
- the LOC121237596 gene encoding uncharacterized protein LOC121237596, giving the protein MGSLFSLTLIILSWASSTSIKAEAQGISSDRLLDLYIRDYTFKAHDQHLIRTGILHTVRLPANFSGIRVDMLRLRCGSLRRYGAQVREFHLDVGVTVHPCVERVVVVRQNLGYNWSSIFYANYDISGYQLVSPILGLLAYNAGSNMNFSNPYELGILAEEKPITVDFSNTTKLTNMQGNRPYCASFESDGKVTLANQVSPYVCVAKRHGHFGLVIEMAPEQLRKKISRWKLVVGSSVGAALGAFLLGLLLVALLVKGKKKSRMEEMERRAYEEEALQVSMVGHVRAPTAAVTRTLPTTIEHEYVPSPQEIAHFCL; this is encoded by the coding sequence ATGggctccctcttctctctcacaTTGATAATTCTTTCATGGGCATCATCAACGTCAATAAAGGCTGAAGCTCAAGGAATCAGTTCAGATCGTCTTCTTGATCTATACATTAGAGACTATACGTTTAAGGCCCACGACCAACACTTGATCAGGACTGGAATATTGCACACTGTACGTTTACCAGCAAACTTCTCCGGCATCAGAGTCGACATGTTGAGACTCAGGTGTGGCAGTCTACGAAGATATGGTGCACAGGTTAGGGAATTTCATCTGGATGTTGGAGTGACTGTGCATCCATGTGTGGAGAGAGTCGTGGTGGTTAGACAAAATTTGGGGTATAATTGGTCTTCCATATTCTATGCTAATTATGACATATCTGGGTATCAACTCGTTTCCCCTATTTTAGGTCTTCTAGCATATAATGCTGGATCCAACATGAATTTTAGCAACCCTTATGAGCTTGGAATTCTTGCAGAAGAAAAGCCCATCACAGTAGATTTCAGCAATACTACAAAGTTAACCAACATGCAGGGAAACAGGCCATATTGTGCTAGTTTTGAAAGTGATGGCAAAGTCACACTAGCAAATCAGGTATCACCATATGTGTGTGTTGCAAAGAGGCATGGCCATTTTGGACTGGTCATTGAGATGGCGCCGGAGCAGTTGAGGAAAAAGATTAGCCGGTGGAAATTGGTGGTCGGAAGTTCAGTAGGAGCTGCATTGGGTGCATTTCTTTTGGGTTTGCTTCTGGTGGCATTGCTTGTTAAAGGGAAGAAGAAATCAAGAATGGAAGAGATGGAGAGAAGGGCCTATGAAGAAGAAGCTTTGCAAGTTTCGATGGTAGGACATGTGAGAGCTCCTACTGCAGCTGTTACTCGAACGTTGCCTACAACAATTGAGCATGAGTATGTACCTTCTCCTCAAGAAAttgctcatttttgtttgtga
- the LOC121237617 gene encoding expansin-A7-like: MAATSQLQSWSFSFLLMAFILLMISCKLTSAVFQPSPWQLAHATFYGDETASETMGGACGYGNLFANGYGTDTAALSSTLFNNGYACGSCYQIKCFQSPWCFTGDVAFTTVTATNLCPPNWSQDSNAGGWCNPPRTHFDLSKPAFMKIAQWKAGIIPIMYLRVPCARSDELRFSFQGNGYWLLVYVMNVGGGGDISQMWVKGSKTGWISMSHNWGASYQAFATLGGQSLSFMISSYTTKETIYAWDVAPSNWNQGLTYKANVNFR, encoded by the exons atggcTGCGACTTCCCAGCTTCAATCATGGAGCTTTAGCTTCTTGTTAATGGCATTCATACTGTTAATGATCAGTTGCAAGTTAACGTCTGCTGTCTTTCAACCCAGTCCATGGCAGCTCGCCCATGCAACCTTTTATGGTGACGAGACAGCCTCCGAGACCAtgg GAGGAGCGTGTGGCTATGGAAACTTGTTTGCCAACGGTTACGGAACAGACACAGCAGCCTTGAGCTCAACCCTGTTCAACAATGGGTACGCATGCGGGAGTTGTTATCAAATAAAGTGCTTTCAATCCCCGTGGTGCTTTACAGGGGACGTCGCATTCACCACAGTGACGGCTACAAACCTTTGCCCACCAAATTGGTCTCAGGACTCCAATGCTGGTGGCTGGTGCAACCCACCTCGAACCCACTTTGACCTCTCCAAGCCTGCTTTCATGAAGATTGCCCAGTGGAAGGCTGGCATTATTCCAATCATGTACCTCAG GGTACCGTGCGCAAGGAGCGATGAACTTCGATTCAGTTTCCAAGGAAATGGGTACTGGTTGCTGGTGTATGTGATGAACGTAGGAGGTGGGGGAGACATTTCCCAGATGTGGGTGAAAGGGAGCAAAACAGGGTGGATAAGCATGAGCCATAACTGGGGAGCATCGTACCAGGCATTTGCTACGCTGGGAGGCCAATCTCTTTCTTTCATGATTTCCTCCTACACAACCAAGGAGACTATCTATGCATGGGACGTCGCTCCTTCTAATTGGAATCAAGGATTGACTTATAAGGCAAATGTCAACTTCCGTTGA
- the LOC121237635 gene encoding histone deacetylase complex subunit SAP18-like, which produces MDKRSRDAKLAAAAQPPQTRPSSSTRPLQPPPPPPPLQSRAPPPLPTRPRFEPVDREKTCPLLLRVFTKIGGHHNEEDFAVRGKEPKDEVQIYTWKDATLRELTDLVKEVAPEARRRNAKLSFAFVYPDQRGRFVLRTVGMTHSYGNSRRVEDSKSLGELSFQIGDYLDVAIL; this is translated from the exons ATGGACAAGAGAAGCAGAGACGCGAAATTGGCTGCAGCCGCCCAACCACCACAGACTAGACCCTCTTCTTCCACTAGACCACTCCAgccgcctcctcctcctcctcctcttcagtCCAGGGCTCCACCGCCACTTCCTACTCGCCCTCGCTTCGAACCCGTCGATCGTGAAAAG actTGTCCTCTGTTGCTTCGAGTTTTCACTAAG ATTGGAGGTCATCATAATGAGGAAGATTTTGCAGTGAGAGGCAAGGAACCCAAAGATGAGGTTCAAATTTATACCTGGAAAGATGCAACACTCCGTGAATTAACTGATCTT GTTAAAGAGGTTGCTCCTGAGGCTAGGAGAAGAAATGCCAAACTGTCTTTTGCTTTTGTATATCCTGATCAACGTGGTCGTTTTGTGTTGAGAACG GTGGGGATGACACATTCTTATGGAAACAGCAGACGGGTGGAGGACAGCAAGTCATTGGGTGAACTTAGCTTCCAG ATTGGAGATTACTTGGATGTGGCAATCTTGTAG